A window of the Acidobacteriota bacterium genome harbors these coding sequences:
- a CDS encoding rhodanese-like domain-containing protein produces MTRVALARAATTLAAGALLIAALAPVVARAQYRQPDNPAAVVRIAVVEFKKLVDAGQVVVIDVRGPAEYAAGHIPGAISVPLETVAARASTWKDSTKLVVTYCA; encoded by the coding sequence ATGACACGTGTGGCCCTCGCCCGGGCCGCGACGACACTGGCAGCTGGCGCCCTGCTGATCGCGGCGCTCGCTCCCGTCGTGGCGCGGGCCCAGTATCGTCAGCCGGACAACCCCGCGGCCGTGGTCCGCATCGCCGTCGTGGAATTCAAGAAGCTCGTCGATGCCGGGCAGGTCGTCGTGATCGACGTGCGCGGACCTGCCGAGTACGCCGCCGGACACATCCCCGGGGCGATCAGCGTGCCGCTCGAGACCGTCGCCGCCCGCGCGTCGACGTGGAAGGACTCGACCAAGCTGGTGGTGACGTATTGCGCTTGA
- a CDS encoding circularly permuted type 2 ATP-grasp protein, whose amino-acid sequence MATGAAEAWHALLRTDVELSAAYWEALSADMRAARLTFGDRLHCPFLRPFFLGRADVHRVTRVAEAVARVGERVVDAAMDSPALLDDLGLSDAERVLAAIEPGYGTASTASRLDAFLLPDALSFAEYNAESPAGLGYSETLAEIFDALPVMARFRSDYDASFFRPSSQMLDALLESYRDWGGTADPPTIAIVDWRDVPTWTEFEILQARFEARGVPTLVCDPRELVFDGTTLAAEGRRIDLVYRRVLINDIVARPDETRALVDAYRARAACVANTLRCKIPHKKAFFAVLTDERYQHLFTIEERAMIAAHVPWTRLLRDGRTTAPGGVSIDLVDYVRRLRDDFVIKPNDEYGGSGVVLGWECDARAWDEAIARALADTSGVWVAQRKVRVRREVFPLVETPHRVAMRDMLVDLAPYLFRGRVGGFLTRLSATGLANVTSGGGQVPAFVVEPRQE is encoded by the coding sequence GTGGCGACGGGAGCCGCCGAGGCGTGGCACGCCCTGCTCAGGACCGACGTCGAGCTGTCGGCGGCGTACTGGGAGGCGCTCTCGGCCGACATGCGGGCGGCGCGCCTGACGTTTGGCGATCGTCTGCACTGTCCGTTCCTGCGACCGTTCTTCCTCGGCCGAGCCGACGTGCACCGGGTGACGCGCGTGGCCGAAGCCGTGGCGCGGGTGGGGGAGAGGGTCGTCGACGCCGCGATGGACTCGCCGGCGCTGCTCGACGACCTGGGGCTGTCGGACGCCGAGCGGGTACTCGCGGCGATCGAACCCGGGTACGGGACGGCGAGCACGGCATCGCGCCTCGACGCGTTCCTCCTGCCCGACGCGCTCAGCTTCGCCGAGTACAACGCCGAGTCGCCTGCCGGGCTCGGCTACTCGGAGACGCTCGCCGAGATTTTCGACGCGTTGCCGGTCATGGCGCGCTTCAGGTCGGACTACGACGCGTCGTTCTTCCGGCCGAGCAGCCAGATGCTCGACGCGCTGCTCGAGAGCTACCGCGACTGGGGCGGCACGGCCGACCCGCCGACCATCGCCATCGTCGACTGGCGTGACGTGCCGACCTGGACCGAGTTCGAGATCCTGCAGGCGCGCTTCGAGGCGCGCGGCGTGCCGACGCTCGTCTGCGATCCGCGCGAGCTCGTGTTCGACGGGACCACGCTCGCCGCCGAGGGGCGGCGGATCGACCTCGTCTACCGCCGCGTGCTGATCAACGACATCGTGGCCCGTCCCGACGAGACACGGGCGCTCGTCGACGCCTACCGGGCACGCGCGGCCTGCGTCGCCAACACCCTGCGGTGCAAGATCCCGCACAAGAAGGCGTTCTTCGCCGTGCTGACCGACGAGCGGTACCAGCACCTCTTCACCATCGAGGAGCGGGCGATGATCGCCGCTCACGTGCCGTGGACCCGGCTCCTGCGCGACGGCCGGACCACGGCGCCCGGCGGAGTCTCCATCGATCTCGTCGACTACGTCCGCCGGTTGCGCGACGACTTCGTGATCAAGCCGAACGACGAGTACGGGGGAAGCGGGGTGGTGCTCGGCTGGGAGTGCGACGCGCGCGCCTGGGACGAAGCGATCGCCCGGGCGCTTGCCGATACCTCCGGCGTCTGGGTGGCCCAGCGCAAGGTGCGCGTCAGGCGAGAGGTCTTTCCGCTGGTCGAGACGCCGCATCGTGTGGCGATGCGCGACATGCTCGTCGACCTCGCCCCCTACCTGTTCCGCGGTCGTGTCGGGGGCTTCCTCACGCGGTTGTCCGCGACCGGGCTGGCCAACGTCACGTCGGGTGGCGGGCAGGTGCCCGCCTTCGTGGTGGAGCCCAGGCAGGAGTAG